The following proteins are co-located in the Nitrosopumilaceae archaeon genome:
- a CDS encoding autoantigen p27 domain-containing protein: protein MSADLTKKAIEMLLKGATLVSDPCPYCKGVRIMKNGSAFCVNCGREDNEEKIPEKIEEKPSDDPLFAGLEQKLKELTKELEHEKDHQKQQQILKSINDIINIKERIKKI, encoded by the coding sequence GTGTCTGCAGATCTTACTAAAAAAGCGATTGAAATGCTTCTAAAAGGTGCAACTCTTGTAAGTGATCCTTGTCCATATTGTAAGGGAGTACGTATCATGAAAAACGGTAGCGCATTTTGTGTAAACTGTGGAAGAGAAGATAATGAAGAAAAAATACCAGAAAAAATAGAAGAAAAACCTAGTGACGATCCATTGTTTGCAGGCCTTGAGCAAAAACTAAAGGAATTAACAAAAGAGCTTGAACATGAAAAAGATCATCAAAAACAGCAACAGATCCTAAAATCAATCAATGATATCATAAATATTAAAGAGAGGATCAAAAAGATCTAG
- the cofC gene encoding 2-phospho-L-lactate guanylyltransferase, which produces MSKLRTGAIVPVKTFSKAKTRLNLSCEKTEDLCKMMLEEVLQTISQSDVIEKITIVSKDESAFKIGKKFDVVEIYDEKEQGVNNAVAMADKYFLDEGFGATIVFPQDVPLMQTEDIRTLYDFQMIDKCVLVVPSRRFDGTNALFRSPVDVMETHYDEDSYKIHLTTANNKSVKSALVLIRRIMLDVDEPEDLQTILKYSKPSISKMLEDLLI; this is translated from the coding sequence ATGTCTAAATTACGTACAGGTGCAATTGTTCCGGTAAAAACTTTTTCAAAAGCTAAAACACGACTAAACTTGTCATGCGAAAAAACAGAAGATCTTTGTAAGATGATGCTAGAAGAGGTTTTACAAACAATTTCACAATCTGATGTTATAGAAAAAATTACAATTGTAAGTAAAGATGAATCTGCCTTTAAGATTGGAAAAAAATTTGATGTTGTTGAAATCTATGATGAAAAAGAACAAGGTGTAAACAATGCAGTTGCAATGGCAGACAAGTATTTTTTAGATGAGGGATTTGGCGCTACAATCGTATTTCCTCAAGATGTTCCTCTCATGCAAACCGAGGATATACGGACTCTGTATGATTTTCAAATGATTGACAAGTGTGTACTTGTGGTGCCCTCTAGAAGATTTGATGGGACAAATGCACTATTTAGAAGCCCGGTAGACGTAATGGAAACTCATTATGATGAAGACAGCTATAAAATACATCTAACTACTGCAAATAATAAATCTGTAAAATCTGCACTGGTTTTGATTAGAAGAATAATGCTTGATGTAGATGAACCAGAAGATCTTCAAACTATTTTAAAATATTCAAAGCCGTCAATTTCAAAAATGCTTGAGGATTTGTTAATCTGA
- a CDS encoding DUF367 family protein yields the protein MQIQVLMLKQDDPKKCSAAKLVKFGIAKNVRSTLSNTLILDPFADRMILKNDKHIANSITGIDCSWEFAEETFVKKFPGIHRKLPPLFAGNPVNYSKLNKLTTVEAISGALFIMEFDVLAHEMINKFKWGHTFYDLNKNLLEDYSKAHSEEDIIHILKEYDIYDIAVEHH from the coding sequence ATGCAAATTCAGGTTTTAATGCTCAAACAAGATGATCCAAAAAAATGCAGTGCTGCAAAGCTTGTTAAATTTGGGATTGCAAAAAATGTAAGAAGCACTTTGTCAAACACATTGATCTTAGATCCTTTTGCAGATAGAATGATTTTAAAAAATGATAAACATATTGCTAATTCTATAACTGGAATTGATTGCTCATGGGAATTTGCAGAGGAAACATTTGTAAAAAAATTCCCTGGCATACACAGAAAACTTCCACCACTTTTTGCTGGTAATCCAGTTAATTATTCAAAATTAAATAAGCTTACAACTGTAGAAGCAATATCTGGTGCTTTGTTTATTATGGAATTCGATGTTCTTGCACATGAAATGATAAACAAATTCAAATGGGGCCATACTTTTTATGATCTTAACAAAAATCTTCTTGAAGATTATTCAAAAGCACATTCAGAAGAAGATATTATTCATATCCTAAAAGAGTATGATATTTACGATATTGCTGTAGAGCACCACTAG
- a CDS encoding amino acid permease, giving the protein MTTEKSSPGLVRSLSLLDITMVGIAAMIGGSIFNLVGPAIHEAGPALIVAFVFSGVISFFTALTYAELGSAFPEAGGGYRWVKEGLPRPNAFISGWTAWFAHMIAGSLYAVSFGSFFGSLLTNIGVSSEYGGISLEKIIATISIIIFTYVNYRGASLTGKVGNGLTIMQLAIIVVLIIAGIYALSFTNPHWTANFQNFLPKGMVGLVLGMGITYIAFEGYEIIVQTGEEVKNPKKNIPKAVFITLGVVTVLYIVFTFAFLGGLDPSKTGKDAWNFIGDYQELGIAQAAKFLIPYGMIAVLVGGLVSTIAALSATTFSSSRVSFAMGRQYNLPSIFSSIHPKYHTPHFAIIASGFIMLVMAVWLPIEQLALAAGVMFLFLFTQVNWAGIQIRRLYGHKLDYGFKIPFFPLMPIIGICCKIGLAVFLLIYNPLSWAIAIVWILIGFSIYKLYISKKEIEHYAPLVANEGPSHRKDYRIMVVSNKKTVEKLVKIASAIAKNKDGEISLLSVATIPIQIPLFMGQGFAEPTMRSVGDMKRSLPNSSDYRYLVRLTHDTTEAILATVEEQGINLLVMDFYDLRNNRKLLSLTTCDILGVHIKKEFEKELSHIVVSYDKGRHSDLGIEIASAFSNTLGSSIRIVRGVVESPEEERDILGKINEKMFDLDLKKIPVERIYPTTEDVTKDLLQNLNKDPEIVIVGAGNQSDQAFSPKTLAIIEKSSYSVFVVRDSRFSNIRARYFWHMIAPRLKENKFIYNMYIETMKLMTFIRAKKKPLSDEDYFAPKM; this is encoded by the coding sequence ATGACTACTGAAAAGTCGTCTCCCGGTCTTGTACGTAGTCTATCGCTACTTGACATAACGATGGTTGGAATTGCTGCAATGATAGGTGGATCCATATTCAATCTGGTAGGACCTGCCATACATGAAGCTGGTCCAGCATTAATTGTAGCTTTTGTATTTAGTGGAGTTATCAGCTTCTTTACCGCCCTGACATATGCTGAACTTGGTTCTGCTTTTCCAGAAGCAGGAGGTGGTTATAGATGGGTAAAAGAAGGACTGCCAAGACCAAATGCGTTTATCAGCGGATGGACAGCGTGGTTTGCCCATATGATTGCGGGAAGCTTGTATGCGGTCTCCTTTGGATCATTTTTTGGAAGTTTGCTTACAAACATAGGGGTTTCATCTGAGTATGGCGGAATATCACTTGAGAAAATTATTGCCACTATATCTATAATTATTTTTACATATGTAAATTACAGAGGGGCCTCTCTTACAGGCAAAGTTGGAAATGGACTAACAATTATGCAACTTGCAATAATTGTGGTTCTGATCATTGCAGGTATCTATGCATTGAGTTTTACCAACCCTCACTGGACAGCAAACTTTCAGAACTTTTTACCAAAGGGAATGGTAGGATTGGTTTTAGGAATGGGAATTACATACATTGCTTTTGAAGGGTATGAAATAATTGTACAAACTGGTGAAGAAGTTAAAAATCCAAAAAAGAATATTCCAAAGGCAGTATTCATTACACTTGGAGTTGTTACGGTTCTTTACATTGTTTTTACTTTTGCTTTCTTAGGTGGACTGGATCCGTCCAAAACTGGCAAAGATGCATGGAATTTCATAGGTGATTATCAAGAGTTGGGAATAGCACAAGCAGCAAAATTTCTAATACCTTATGGAATGATAGCAGTATTAGTTGGTGGTCTGGTATCAACTATTGCGGCACTAAGTGCAACTACATTTTCTTCAAGTAGAGTATCATTTGCTATGGGAAGACAGTACAATCTACCTTCCATCTTTAGCTCAATTCATCCCAAATATCATACTCCTCACTTTGCAATAATCGCATCAGGATTCATCATGCTTGTGATGGCTGTATGGCTCCCAATTGAACAACTAGCACTTGCAGCTGGTGTGATGTTCTTATTTTTGTTTACACAGGTAAATTGGGCAGGAATTCAAATCAGAAGACTTTATGGTCATAAGCTTGATTATGGATTCAAAATCCCATTCTTTCCACTCATGCCAATTATAGGCATATGTTGTAAAATAGGACTTGCTGTCTTTCTTTTAATTTACAATCCACTGAGCTGGGCAATTGCTATTGTCTGGATATTGATTGGATTCTCGATTTACAAATTATATATTTCAAAAAAAGAGATTGAACATTACGCACCATTAGTTGCAAATGAAGGCCCATCTCATCGAAAAGATTATCGCATAATGGTAGTATCCAACAAGAAAACTGTCGAGAAACTAGTAAAAATAGCATCAGCAATTGCAAAAAATAAAGACGGTGAAATTTCACTTCTAAGTGTAGCGACAATACCAATTCAGATACCTCTTTTTATGGGGCAAGGATTTGCGGAGCCTACCATGCGCTCAGTTGGAGACATGAAAAGATCTTTGCCTAACTCTTCAGATTACAGATATCTGGTAAGATTAACACATGATACAACAGAAGCCATTTTAGCTACAGTTGAAGAGCAAGGAATTAACTTGCTTGTGATGGATTTCTATGATCTTCGCAACAACAGAAAATTACTGTCACTTACTACATGCGATATACTCGGAGTGCATATCAAAAAAGAATTTGAAAAGGAACTCTCACATATTGTGGTATCATACGATAAAGGGAGACATTCTGACTTGGGAATTGAAATTGCGAGCGCTTTTTCTAATACTTTGGGAAGTAGCATACGAATTGTTAGAGGTGTAGTTGAATCACCTGAAGAAGAGCGTGACATATTGGGAAAAATTAATGAAAAGATGTTTGATCTAGATCTTAAGAAAATTCCTGTTGAAAGAATCTACCCGACAACAGAAGACGTTACTAAAGACCTGCTGCAAAACCTAAACAAAGATCCAGAGATTGTCATAGTGGGAGCAGGAAATCAATCGGATCAAGCTTTCAGCCCAAAGACACTGGCGATTATAGAAAAATCTTCTTACAGTGTATTTGTTGTGCGTGACTCTAGGTTCTCAAACATAAGAGCTAGATACTTTTGGCATATGATTGCACCTAGACTTAAAGAAAATAAATTCATCTACAACATGTATATCGAGACCATGAAATTGATGACTTTTATTAGAGCAAAGAAGAAACCTCTCTCCGACGAGGATTATTTTGCACCAAAAATGTAA
- the cofD gene encoding 2-phospho-L-lactate transferase, producing MITILAGGTGSVKLVRGISSQTRDINVISNVGDNYWLYGLYICPDIDTILYGLADLLDGEKGWGIKKDTYNFLRQMEMLGEETWFKIGDRDAAIHLLRTNMLKNGKNLSDITTWLCQKFAIDIKIIPVTDNTVETRIVTNKGDLHLQEFWVKHKGQDNVEGIKYLGADKARANPAAVNAIHDSKLVIIAPGNPLTSIGPILSIKGIKKELSKSKKKVVVVSPLIGNTSISGPAAKYMEAAGMEVSVYGLAKMYSDVASHIVIDSSDRLLTRKIENLDMKVYETKIKMKDKKDEDALASFILKQVHV from the coding sequence ATGATAACAATACTTGCAGGTGGCACTGGATCCGTTAAACTTGTTAGAGGAATATCCTCACAAACAAGAGATATCAATGTGATATCAAATGTTGGCGATAACTACTGGCTTTATGGTCTGTATATTTGTCCTGACATTGACACAATTCTTTATGGACTTGCTGACTTGCTTGATGGGGAAAAAGGCTGGGGAATAAAAAAAGACACCTATAATTTCTTACGTCAAATGGAAATGTTAGGAGAAGAAACTTGGTTTAAGATTGGAGACAGAGATGCAGCAATCCATCTTTTACGAACAAACATGCTCAAAAACGGTAAGAATCTATCTGATATTACCACATGGTTGTGTCAAAAATTTGCTATTGATATAAAAATAATTCCCGTTACAGATAACACTGTAGAGACAAGAATTGTGACAAACAAAGGTGATCTTCATCTTCAAGAATTCTGGGTAAAACACAAGGGGCAAGATAACGTTGAAGGGATAAAATATCTTGGAGCAGACAAAGCTAGAGCGAATCCTGCAGCAGTAAATGCAATACATGATTCTAAACTGGTTATAATTGCACCAGGAAATCCGCTAACAAGCATAGGACCTATTCTTTCAATTAAAGGGATAAAAAAAGAATTATCTAAATCAAAAAAGAAAGTTGTTGTAGTAAGTCCACTGATTGGAAACACCTCTATTAGTGGACCTGCTGCTAAATACATGGAAGCAGCTGGCATGGAGGTATCAGTGTATGGACTTGCAAAAATGTATTCTGATGTGGCTTCTCATATAGTGATAGATTCCTCTGATAGGCTTTTAACAAGAAAGATAGAAAATTTGGACATGAAAGTATATGAAACTAAAATAAAAATGAAAGACAAAAAAGATGAGGATGCTCTTGCATCTTTTATTTTAAAACAAGTGCATGTCTAA
- a CDS encoding DUF2070 family protein: protein MSRIHKRYTLTTLTPSSHYLSLLISIMVTSATVALALFVYFKTSDKIFFSLPLSIAVLYGTQLLDARLLKTEFSKIVHLSAFGNLLWFVTLLGGFVSAHVFSKPELLPIYITEGMFLFASFRIGLFTSVMGAKLKTAWAVCLIQPLAMFFAFVPPESWIPMLSDLKVIGYGLVFLFLATAWTLLSDRAAGIKVPRTHKVLQAYVAAWTRNDPSEMETLMEERSQPTRVSTFQILFKTKNNECRLVVPDVHPGPFHPIGGSNIPYLIYKNLNYSAMVMHSVSDHSLNLPSKSQVDAYLSSLTKSSIIHKGFDCTKPVTVQVNKARAVGMLFGKTAVLILSLSPHGMEDVPLYVKSELEQYGKNRGFEKILIVDSHNAMGEEILKQDSDDLLKAAKSNLDTLITKEAYPLEIGYANSENLKIQADDLGPGKVGMMCLKINNEKFFLGWADSNNMRNGLREEIVSSLSKAGYDLLDICTSDSHYKAREARNKYGYFYFGSLSESQEVASWYLNLAKKAEQNLSPAMFETLKQETDVKVMGPKQLENYSKSLDRAMRITQGFLIGTTAFFLFTLL, encoded by the coding sequence GTGTCGCGTATACACAAGCGATATACATTAACAACTCTAACCCCATCTTCACACTATCTTTCTCTTTTGATTTCTATAATGGTGACATCTGCAACTGTAGCACTTGCGTTGTTTGTATATTTTAAAACAAGTGACAAAATATTTTTCAGTTTGCCATTGTCAATTGCAGTACTTTATGGAACACAGCTTCTAGACGCACGCTTGCTAAAAACAGAATTTTCCAAAATTGTGCATCTATCTGCATTTGGAAATCTCCTGTGGTTTGTAACTCTACTTGGAGGGTTTGTATCAGCACACGTTTTTTCAAAACCTGAACTATTGCCAATTTATATCACAGAAGGAATGTTTTTGTTTGCAAGCTTTAGAATTGGACTTTTTACATCTGTCATGGGAGCAAAATTAAAAACTGCATGGGCAGTTTGTCTTATTCAACCACTAGCAATGTTTTTTGCATTTGTACCACCGGAATCTTGGATTCCTATGCTTTCAGATTTAAAAGTCATAGGATACGGTCTTGTATTTTTGTTTCTTGCAACAGCATGGACACTATTGTCAGATAGAGCAGCAGGTATCAAAGTTCCAAGAACACACAAAGTATTGCAAGCTTACGTGGCAGCTTGGACAAGAAACGATCCTTCTGAAATGGAAACTTTGATGGAAGAACGCTCACAACCCACAAGAGTATCTACATTTCAAATTTTATTTAAAACAAAAAATAATGAATGCCGACTAGTTGTGCCAGACGTCCATCCAGGACCATTTCATCCAATTGGGGGAAGCAACATTCCGTATTTGATATACAAAAATCTGAATTACTCTGCAATGGTTATGCATAGCGTCTCTGATCATTCTCTTAATTTGCCATCAAAATCTCAAGTTGATGCGTATCTTTCTAGTCTCACCAAGAGTTCTATAATTCACAAAGGTTTTGATTGTACAAAACCTGTTACAGTTCAGGTAAACAAAGCCCGTGCAGTTGGAATGCTTTTTGGTAAAACCGCCGTCTTGATTTTATCATTATCACCACATGGAATGGAGGACGTGCCACTCTATGTTAAAAGTGAACTTGAACAATATGGAAAAAATCGTGGATTTGAAAAAATCTTAATCGTTGATAGCCATAATGCAATGGGAGAAGAAATTCTAAAACAAGACTCGGATGACCTCCTAAAAGCAGCAAAATCAAACCTTGATACATTGATAACAAAAGAAGCATATCCATTAGAAATTGGATATGCAAACTCGGAAAATTTGAAAATTCAGGCAGACGATCTAGGTCCTGGCAAAGTAGGAATGATGTGTCTGAAAATTAACAATGAAAAATTTTTCCTTGGTTGGGCAGACTCTAACAACATGAGAAATGGATTACGCGAGGAAATCGTATCGTCTCTTTCAAAAGCTGGATATGATTTACTTGATATCTGTACCTCCGACTCTCACTACAAGGCAAGAGAGGCAAGAAACAAGTATGGTTATTTCTATTTTGGAAGCCTATCTGAATCGCAAGAAGTTGCCTCTTGGTATTTAAATTTGGCAAAAAAGGCAGAACAGAATCTTTCTCCAGCAATGTTTGAAACTCTAAAGCAGGAAACAGATGTCAAAGTAATGGGACCAAAACAGCTTGAGAACTATTCAAAATCACTTGACAGGGCAATGAGAATTACACAAGGCTTTTTGATAGGAACTACTGCTTTCTTCTTATTCACTTTGCTCTAA
- a CDS encoding preprotein translocase subunit Sec61beta, which yields MSSKKSAPLPASSAGLLRFFEDETKGYKLRPEVVVAIPSALISISWILKIFFLP from the coding sequence ATGAGTAGTAAGAAATCGGCACCGCTTCCAGCATCTAGTGCGGGTCTGTTAAGATTCTTTGAGGACGAGACAAAAGGATATAAACTAAGGCCAGAAGTCGTTGTAGCTATCCCAAGCGCACTGATTTCCATCTCGTGGATACTAAAAATATTTTTCCTACCATGA
- a CDS encoding CPBP family intramembrane glutamic endopeptidase produces MLKIDKLLHVLAIPYSALASVIFGMMIISFPIGAYVVFNSNLGKEINFQYPLDGVDIFLGGIGFKLPIHFEIGDGFIFMWCIYLVLFTISLAGPQRSLMKTLSLVMIEGWHNIKNNALLSMITWFSILIVFSLIIDFIQHNFGINIEPPASQNRLIQFFQISTSPLSEEVGFRILLIGLPLYAIFSHKTSLKHFFKSLWHPSKNLEITNYKKVIALIITVAIFFGVAHIISGTPWSTGKFAQATVAGIIIGWVYFRYGFAPAILIHWATNYFIFSYTYFISEMTQSPITGEFSDPFSNTLEMLLLISGGIAIVSITLNYIKSKKESTITQV; encoded by the coding sequence TTGTTAAAAATAGATAAACTCCTACACGTTTTAGCCATTCCATATTCTGCACTGGCATCAGTTATCTTTGGTATGATGATCATTTCTTTTCCCATAGGAGCATATGTGGTTTTTAATTCTAATTTAGGAAAAGAGATTAACTTTCAGTATCCACTTGATGGTGTAGATATTTTTCTTGGTGGGATAGGATTCAAGCTGCCAATCCATTTTGAGATTGGTGACGGTTTTATTTTTATGTGGTGTATCTATCTTGTTTTGTTCACTATTTCACTGGCTGGCCCTCAGCGAAGCTTGATGAAAACACTTTCTTTGGTAATGATAGAAGGCTGGCATAATATCAAAAACAACGCACTTTTGAGCATGATAACCTGGTTTTCCATTCTAATTGTCTTTTCTCTAATTATTGATTTTATTCAACACAATTTTGGCATCAACATAGAGCCCCCAGCATCTCAAAATAGATTAATACAATTCTTTCAAATCTCAACATCACCATTAAGTGAAGAAGTAGGTTTTAGAATTCTACTTATTGGTCTTCCACTTTATGCCATTTTTTCCCATAAAACATCATTAAAACATTTTTTCAAATCACTTTGGCACCCATCAAAAAATTTGGAAATTACAAATTACAAAAAAGTCATAGCATTGATTATAACAGTTGCCATATTCTTTGGAGTAGCCCACATTATTTCTGGTACTCCATGGAGTACAGGTAAGTTTGCTCAAGCAACTGTGGCAGGAATAATAATTGGTTGGGTTTACTTTAGATATGGTTTTGCACCTGCCATCTTGATTCACTGGGCAACAAACTACTTCATATTTTCATATACTTATTTTATATCTGAAATGACCCAGTCTCCAATTACAGGCGAGTTTTCAGATCCATTTTCAAATACATTAGAGATGTTACTTTTGATTTCTGGTGGAATTGCTATTGTTAGCATTACATTAAACTACATAAAATCAAAAAAGGAATCAACCATAACGCAAGTTTGA
- the yciH gene encoding stress response translation initiation inhibitor YciH encodes MAVICNTCGLPDDLCACGELEKDATQIVVRLEERRFKKKGTMIEGINPKMNDLAKVVRELKAKYACGGTVKEGYILLQGDHRDTIKTTLVKLGFPEASIEVH; translated from the coding sequence ATGGCAGTAATCTGCAATACATGCGGACTTCCTGACGATTTATGTGCCTGCGGAGAACTTGAAAAAGATGCTACTCAAATTGTAGTTCGTCTTGAAGAGAGACGTTTTAAGAAAAAAGGGACAATGATTGAAGGAATTAATCCAAAGATGAATGATCTAGCTAAAGTTGTCAGAGAATTAAAAGCAAAATATGCATGTGGTGGCACAGTAAAAGAGGGATACATTCTACTTCAAGGTGACCACAGAGATACAATCAAAACTACTTTAGTAAAACTTGGATTTCCAGAAGCAAGCATTGAAGTTCATTAA